The genome window GACCAGACGCAGATCTTAAATTTTGCCCATCATAATTAATGACATTGCAAATCTCAAGCTCTTTGTGATCTAAATAAAAGATATGAAAAAGGACAATGGATCCGGGTCACAAGCCTTCTTTAAGATATCCGCAAATCTTTCCTTGGTGTCTTTAAAAATCGATTTTTGTTATAATAATATTATGGTTTGATAAGTTGAACAGATAGTTCGAGAGAGGGGGATCTGACCTGCCATGCACGTCGGCGTATATAAATTCCATTGCTTATTCGAGTCCCAGGCAGTACTTCCTGAGTTTAAAGGCTCGGCTATTCGCGGGGGCCTTGGCCATACCTTGAAGGCCATTGCATGCGCCCTTCGACTCAAAAGCTGCGCAGAATGTCTGTTGTCTAAAAATTGCGCATACGCCTTTATCTTTGAAGCCAAGGCCCGCCATGGATCAAGCCCGCCAACCCATCATGCCCCCCACCGCCCACTTCCATATGTACTGAGACCGCCTGATTCAACCCAGCGCTCCTTTAAACCGGGAGATGATATGTCCTTTTCATTGCTTCTGTTCGGCCGCGGCAACGATTATCTGCCATACATCATCTATGCGGTAAAAGAAATGGGCAAAAACGGTATAGGAAGGGGCGCCTCCACCCGGAATGCAGGGAGATTCAGTCTCGATATGGTCAAACAAGGCGACTTCATCTTATATAAAGGAGGCGACTTCAGGCCTGTAAGCCAACCCTTTGACCTGATTTAAGAAGGGATTACGACTTTACGATCATCCCCCGACCTTCTTCGGGGATTTCTTCGTACCAATTGACCTGATTTAAGAAGGGATTACGACTTTATTTCCTTGCTTATTATTTCCTTTCTTATTTTGTACCAATTGACCTGATTTAAGAAGGGATTACGACAGATACAGGTATTCCGCTTCTCCTGTTTTTGCCAGTACCAATTGACCTGATTTAAGAAGGGATTACGACCCAGTCACGGCCAGCATAATATAGATATTCCGCTGTACCAATTGACCTGATTTAAGAAGGGATTACGACCAGGTGCCAGTCGCCGGAGGGGGCCCGGTTCTACAGTTGTACCAATTGACCTGATTTAAGAAGGGATTAAGACGTTTGCAATATTGCAAAGGATACAAATCTAAACTTTTAGTGCTACACTTGACCTGATTCAGGAAGAAGAAAAAGAGGGAGGAGGTTACACTATGAAAAGAATCGTAGTTGTATTGGCGATGTTGTTGCTTGTTGCAGTTAACGCACAGGCCGTGGATTGGAGTGTAGTCAAGAGCGGCGCATACGGTCAACTTTCTTCATCTACTTGGCTTGCAACATACTATTATGCCATGGCAGGGGAAAAGCTAATCATTTGATCTGACAAGACTGGATTGTGGTGTGAGGTTATGGGAGCAACTTATAGGCAAGCACTATATGGCTTGAAAGAAAATTCTGTATACACTACGCTTTATGACGACCTCTACATATTGGTTTGCATAGCGCCGTACTACAACCAAGGATATGGTGGGATAGCGGTCATAGCCTTACCTTAACAGGAAGTGTTCTGTTATTTTCCACAGAAACAGACACCATTTTCGTTCCAATTGACCTAATTTAAGAAAGTTGCTCGCCAATCGGACGTCGGCTGGAGTTATAATCCAGGCAGGGGGGCGTGGTTTCCGAACCTTGACAAGTACGACTATTCCGTAGCGAACAAATGGGTCGAAGGGGGCTCACGAGACCTGATTTCATGGCATTTTTCGGCGGTAAGATCAAGGGCAACTTTCCAGTGGCCGTGCTGGATAAGGAATATATGCAGGCACTAGGGGCCAAGAGTCAGACGGTCTATATGTCTGACGAAACGCTGGCAAAAACAGGGTTAAACATCCAGACATGGAGATGGGTGTCTATCAGCATCTCCCTTGATATCATTGCAAGGGTGCAACTGATCGTCCAGGATGTGGAAAATACATTCGTCTTCTTAAAGATAGATAAAAAAACTTTATTATGAGGCAATAAAAACACGACAGGGACAGGCGAAACAAATCTTCTCACATCACTGCGGCCTGCAAGAAAAAGCGATGTTGAAATGATAAAAAAGAAGGGGAAGGTCTTAAAAGATGGATTATAAAATCATAAAGGCTCTGGGTGGGACTCCCACACCCCCACACGCGAACCGCTCTTGATAGAGCGTCCTATGGCCGGGAGATTCACCGTGTTTCCAAAGCCTTTATAATTTATATTGAGACATTATCGCAGGAGGTTGTCAATAGGTAATGATTGAAATCAAGATAGACGGAAGCCAACTAAAGCAACTGAACCGGACCATTGACAGGGTGGCCTATATGACCCCTGTCATGCGTAAAATCGCGGGCGCGATGCACGAGGCGGTCGAGGAGAACGAGCCTTACAAAATTAAACCGCCGCTACATCTTGTACTTAAAATCTTTTGGATCAAGCTCATTTAATATCTCATCCCAGCTCTTTTGGCCGGCAGATCTCTTCAGTGATCCTTGCCCATCAAATGACCTGACTTGTCTTATAACCGATTCGTTTACAAATATCTGAGCACCTGCCCTGAGTGCGATAGCCACCGCATCACTCGGTCTCGCATCCACCTTTGCCTCTTTTTCTCCATACTTAAGGGTGATAAGGGCAAAATATGTGTTGTCTTTTAGATCGGACACCTCGATTTTCAAGACCTCTGCCCCGATTGCATTAAGTAGATTTATAATAAGATCATGGGTCATCGGTCTTGAAAATTCTATCTTCTCCATCTCTGTCGCGATAGCCGTAGCCTCCAAAAGACCTATCCATATGGGAAGCGTCCTGTCGCCGTCGACTTCTTTCAGTATCACAATGGGCGTATTTGTATCAGGATCTATAGTGATTGCATGCACATACATCTGTATATTTGCCATAAGCTGATATTTCCTTGTTTTTTTTATTTTTTAATTTATTATAGCGCAAAAATTCATAATCGTCCGCACCGATTTCAAACCTGGATTAAGAGAGATAGTCATCCTTGAAAGACACCTAAATAAAAATTGCCGGACCTTATGGCCTCCTTCATTAGCATCCTGGGTTATATACTAATTTTTTATACAGTTTTCCAGGACAATCCGGAGTTCCTGCCAGCTTTTATTATATCAGGAATCATATCCGTTCTCTACCTCTTTGGACTGAACGGCTGTCTGTATCGAGGTGCAGAGGCCATTTTCCTGATAGGTATCGCATTTTTCATCGCCTTTTCTGCGTTACTCATCTTTAAAGACAGAATAAAACATCTGGCCTCTTCCCCTGGCATCACCATATTCATACTCGCCTTTTTGTCGGGTTATCTGCTGCTCAAAGGCGCTCATTACAGGAATTGGGACGAATTTTCACACTGGGGCCTTGCAACAAAAGAGATGCTCATTACCAACTCCCTTGCAACCACCGCCGGAGCTGTCCAGTTTCTCGACTATCCCCCAGGCATCAATCTCTTTCACTACTTCTTTCTCTTAAACAACGCGATGGAAAGAGAAGCTGGCACCTATGTGGCCCATCTCATCCTGCTCCTCGCCCCTCTTGTCATTCTTTTATACCGCACCGGATGGCGCGATTGGCAAAAAATACTCCTTGTCATCCTAATTGTCCCATGCATCATCATAACTCTTGGAAACGGGTTCAGGTCGATCTATTCGGATCAACTCCTGAGTGTGTATTTTGCAGCCCTCATAATAGGTTATGCACACCTAGCAGACGGCCCCAAGAGGCGTATCCTGTTCCTTTCACCCATGCTGTTCTTGCTCCCCATGATCAAGAAGACGGGCTATCTCCTATCATGGTTTGCTATAGCTATATTCTTTGCTGATCAGGCATTGAATGCTTGGCGGCCCGACTGCGAAAAAAAAGGCTGCGTGCTGCGGCGCAGGATCGCCAGAGGCGTCAATGGCCTTTCAATTATCGCAATTCTTGCCATGATCCCATGGCTATTTGAATATACGTGGAATACAAGGATCAACTCCCTCCACCTGCCTGAGACCTTTTCAATTCCGTCTAACATCAAAGACATTGTTTCAGCCTTTACAAATGCGGCACCTCCATTCACCAAAAAAGTGATAGCCAACTTTAAGGCTAAAACCATCACATCCCTCATTGACCCGACAAATCTCCTCTTCGGGCACATCTTTTTCATCTCGACAATCTTTTGGTCACACAGCAAAGGGCTGACAGGCCTCACAAAAAGGATGCTCCTTGTCTATCTAATGCTCTTACTGTTTCTCGGCGTCTATACATTTGGACTTTTATGCATGTATCTCTTCAGCTTTACGCCCGATCTCGCTGCCACGCTTAGCTCCTACGACAGATACATGGATATCTTCTATGCAGCATTCTGTCTGAGCGGGTTCGGATTTTTCCTGATGATCGACTGGGGTGACCTGGGTCATAAGTGGTTTTGGGGCTGTTTCCTAGGTCTCGCAGCCCTTGCCGGTCTTTGCTATTGGTCATTCATGCAGAGACCCGCCCCGGACTACCAACAGGTCGCCCGTGAAAGAAAGGAACTATGTGCTATCGTAAATGCGGCAAAGAGCGTCATTAAGGGCAGAGACAAGGTATATCTCGTGATACAAAATGATGAGGGCTTTAAATTCCGCATACTGAAATACGAACTCTCCCCACAGATAACACAGACTTGGTGCTGGAGGCTGGGCGGCCCGAAACACAAATGGGATGTCTGCAACTGTGACGAGACGGTCGAGCAATGGTCCGACGTCTTAAAAAGATGGGACTATGTGCTTGTAGCGGACTCAGATCAGGAATTATGGAAAAGATATGGCAGGCTATTTTGCAAACACGGCGCCTTACTCTACAAAGTGACCAACAAAAACGGGACGCTTGTCAAACTGGTGCCCTTGGTCTTCATGAAAAAGGAAAAACATGATGGTAATTAGCCGCGCCACAGAAACTGCAGAAAGGGATATCGCCCCCACAAGACTGCCTGTAGTCGTTATCCCGGCATATCAGCCGCCAGGTAACCTGATCGGGATAGTGGCCGAACTGCTTCATGAACCCTACCCTCTTATAGTGATTGTAAACGACGGCTCATCCATTGACAGGAGTTGGATATTTGACGCCGTCTCCAGGATGGAACGAGTGGTTGTACTGAGCCATGCAGTTAATCTCGGCAAGGGTCAGGCGCTCAAAACGGCCTTTAATTACGTGCTCCTGAACGCACCTTCAACTATAGGGGTAGTAACGGTCGATGCAGACGGCCAACACCTTCCAAAAGACGTACTGCGTGTGGCCGAAGCGCTGGCCGAGACCCCGGAATCCCTGTGTCTTGGGACAAGAGAATTCGAAGGCGGCGTGCCACTCCGAAGCCGCATAGGAAACGCCGTCACAAGACAGGTATTCCGCTTCTTTGTCGGGCAGCCGCTTGCCGACACACAGACCGGACTCCGAGGAATACCGGCCAGATTTTTAAAAAAACTGCTTCGCGTCCAGGCGACCGGCTATGAATTCGAGCTCGAAATGCTCATTCTGGCATCAAGGATCGGGATGAATATACGCGAGATTAGCATAAGGACCATATATGAGAAGCATAACCCAACTTCCCATTTCAATCCGATCCTCGACTCCATGAAGATATATTTTGTCTTCATAAGATTTGTTTCGGCCTCGCTCGCCTCGTTTTTCATAGATACCACTGTGTTTTCCATATCCCTGTTCCTGACCGGCCAAATATTTCTCAGCATGGTCGTCGGACGGATCGTAAGCGGGACGTTCAATTTTTTGTCAGTGAAGGTGATGGTATTCCAATCGAGAGGGAATATCCTGCTTGAGACGGTCAAATACATATCGCTGGTCGTTGCGCTTATGCTCATCTCATACGGGCTGATTAAATCCCTCGTGGTATTCGGCGGTATAAACCCATATGCGGCTAAGATACTGGCAGAGACGACCCTATTTTTTGCAAGCTTTTCCATACAACGGAGCTTCATCTTCCAAAGTGATATGAATAGACCGTACTAGAGATGCTAGGGCGTTAAGATTCAACAAAAGTTTGCCTACGGCCGCAGGTCAGACCAGTTCGCCGCAGAGGCAGTGACAGAGTGCCTTTGTTATCCTAACGTTGACCAGCTGGCCGATAAGGCTCATCGGGCCAGGGAAATTAACTACATGATTGCCGGTGGTCCTGCCTGCAAGCCAGGCCTGATCGGTCTTGCTCTGCCCTTCTACAAGCACCTCCACCTCTCTTCCGCATAGCTGTTCATGACGCCCGAGACTGATCTCGTTTTGAAGTTCAAGGATCGCTTTCAGGCGCCCGGCCTTTACATCTTCAGGTACCTGATCTTCGAATTCAGCGGCCTTTGTGAAGGGCCTCGGCGAGTATTTGAACGCAAATATCTGCTCATAACCCACTTCCTTTAAGAGACTCATGGTCTCTTCAAAGTCCTCATCGGTTTCTCCGGGAAATCCTGCAATGATATCAGTGGTAAAGGTGATGGAAGGACACATATCCCTAAGCGTCTTTATCCTGTCCAAATAGTCTTCGCGCGTATAGCGTCGGTTCATACGCTTCAAGATCCTTGTCGAGCCAGATTGAACGGGCAGATGCAGGTGTTTGCAAAGATTAGGTATATCTCTAAAACACTCGGCCACATCATCGCCGAGGTCACGTGGATGGCTAGTGGTGAAGCGAAGCCTCAGGAGACCCGGTATCTTAGCGACCTGCTTGAGCAACCCGGCAAATCCCAGACCCCCGTTCTTTTTTCCATAGGAATTAACGTTTTGACCGAGGAGTATAATCTCTTTTACGCCTTGTTCCACCAAGGCCTTTGCCTCGGTAAAGATGTCGCCGACAGGCCTGCTTACCTCCCGCCCCCTCACATACGGAACGATGCAGTAGGTACAGAAGTTGTCACAACCCTGCATTATTGTTACAAATGCACGCACCGCACCCTCGCCGAGGACAGGTACCCCTGTAAACGGAATAGCAAAGTCCCCGCTCAATTCTGTAGCGCAGACAGGTCCAACTCCTGCCTTAACAGCGCCTATCATCTCAGGAAGCCTGTAAAGACCCTGGGGTCCGAACACAAGATCAATATGCGGCAATGACTTTAAGAGCCTCTCCCCCTCCTGCTGGGCGACACAACCCCCGACACCTATAATAAGCTCTGGGTTCTTTAACTTAAATTCCTTGAATCTCCCAACGAGACTGTAGAGCTTATGCTCGGCCTTCTCGCGGATGGAGCAGGTATTCACCAATATGAGGTCGGCATTGCGCGGGTCTTTGGTGATGGAATATTCACTTCCGAGCACCTGGATCATCTTGATGGAGTCATATTCATTCATTTGACAGCCGAATGTGGCTATATAAAGCCTTTTCCGGCGGATATCAGTCTTTGCAATCATGGCTTTCATAGCTGTTTTGCTGAATGGAACCGACAGCAAACGGTCTTAACCTCCAGCTTAAAGACATCAATATCTCAAAAAGATCTTCTTTTGCGCCTTCAATTGCAATTATACGGACAACCCCGGCCGCCTTATCGACGGTGCTCACCATGAATGAGTTGTCGTAACCTTCCAATATGAAACGCAAAAGATATACCATCGATGGCTCTATGCGCAAGATGAATTCATTTAATCCATCCATACAACCGCACCGCTGATATCAACATATCCAAGGCCCGACAACGATTTTATCGGATTCATTATTTGGTGTTGAGTGCCTCTTTGATCTTGGAGAGCAGTTCTGAAGACTTAAAAGGTTTTTGAAGAAACCCCATGACCTTCTTACCGGCAAACCTGCTTATCACGTCCCTTTCGCTATATCCACTGGAGAGGACCACCTTGACATCAGGCGATATACGCCGCATCTCCCTGTAGACCTCATCGCCGGAAAGATGCGGCATGATAAGATCAAGGATCACCACGTCGATCCGATCGTGGTATTTTTTAAACTTTTCAACCGCATCCATCCCATCCTTTGCAGTAATGACCTTGAAACCAAACTCCTCGAGCACCATTCTTGCTATGGTTCTGACACTCTCTTCGTCATCCGCCACCATAACTATGATATTGTTGCCGACGGCCTCAAGCGAATCGGCCGGTTTTATCTCCCTCTTATCATAAAAGGCGCCCTGCGCACAGGGGAACAGGGCCTTGAACGTACTTCCTTTGCCCAGTTCGCTGTAAACCTTTATGGCACCCCTGTGGGCTCGAATGATTCCGAGGCTTGCCGCAAGACCGAGACCTCTGCCCTGAAACTTTGTGGTGAAGAAAGGGTCAAATATCT of Dissulfurimicrobium hydrothermale contains these proteins:
- a CDS encoding bifunctional nuclease family protein codes for the protein MANIQMYVHAITIDPDTNTPIVILKEVDGDRTLPIWIGLLEATAIATEMEKIEFSRPMTHDLIINLLNAIGAEVLKIEVSDLKDNTYFALITLKYGEKEAKVDARPSDAVAIALRAGAQIFVNESVIRQVRSFDGQGSLKRSAGQKSWDEILNELDPKDFKYKM
- a CDS encoding bifunctional glycosyltransferase family 2/GtrA family protein; this translates as MMVISRATETAERDIAPTRLPVVVIPAYQPPGNLIGIVAELLHEPYPLIVIVNDGSSIDRSWIFDAVSRMERVVVLSHAVNLGKGQALKTAFNYVLLNAPSTIGVVTVDADGQHLPKDVLRVAEALAETPESLCLGTREFEGGVPLRSRIGNAVTRQVFRFFVGQPLADTQTGLRGIPARFLKKLLRVQATGYEFELEMLILASRIGMNIREISIRTIYEKHNPTSHFNPILDSMKIYFVFIRFVSASLASFFIDTTVFSISLFLTGQIFLSMVVGRIVSGTFNFLSVKVMVFQSRGNILLETVKYISLVVALMLISYGLIKSLVVFGGINPYAAKILAETTLFFASFSIQRSFIFQSDMNRPY
- the miaB gene encoding tRNA (N6-isopentenyl adenosine(37)-C2)-methylthiotransferase MiaB, with amino-acid sequence MKAMIAKTDIRRKRLYIATFGCQMNEYDSIKMIQVLGSEYSITKDPRNADLILVNTCSIREKAEHKLYSLVGRFKEFKLKNPELIIGVGGCVAQQEGERLLKSLPHIDLVFGPQGLYRLPEMIGAVKAGVGPVCATELSGDFAIPFTGVPVLGEGAVRAFVTIMQGCDNFCTYCIVPYVRGREVSRPVGDIFTEAKALVEQGVKEIILLGQNVNSYGKKNGGLGFAGLLKQVAKIPGLLRLRFTTSHPRDLGDDVAECFRDIPNLCKHLHLPVQSGSTRILKRMNRRYTREDYLDRIKTLRDMCPSITFTTDIIAGFPGETDEDFEETMSLLKEVGYEQIFAFKYSPRPFTKAAEFEDQVPEDVKAGRLKAILELQNEISLGRHEQLCGREVEVLVEGQSKTDQAWLAGRTTGNHVVNFPGPMSLIGQLVNVRITKALCHCLCGELV
- a CDS encoding DUF4911 domain-containing protein is translated as MDGLNEFILRIEPSMVYLLRFILEGYDNSFMVSTVDKAAGVVRIIAIEGAKEDLFEILMSLSWRLRPFAVGSIQQNSYESHDCKD